GCCCCGCCGTATGGGGGCGCGGGGAACTGCGCGAGCAACCGGGAGTGACGGTCCGGTCCGGAGATGAGGAAAGTGCTCGCTGGTGGCGGTGGGGGGCGCGAAGCGCCTGGTGGTTTGGGGCGCAGCCCCGCCGCGTGGGGGCGCGGGGAACTGCGCGAGCAACCGAGAACGACAGCCTCGTCCGGAGACGCCGGAAGCACCCCCTCGCGCCGGCGGGGGTGGGCGCGAAGCGCCCACGGAGGCCCGGGGCCGCCCAGGCCCCGACGACAGCCGCTCGCCGAGAGCCCCGGCCCCCGGCGCCGTACGATCGTGTCCGTGGCGGGTCAAGACGGTGGCAGACGAACGGCACGGCTCTGGAGCGCGCTCGCCGCGCTCTGCATCGCCTCGGCCGCCCTCGTCGGCTGCGACCACCCCGCCCCGGCCGACCCCGCGCAGGCGAACGTCCAGAGCCTCCTGGACCGCCGCGCCCGAGCCGTCCTCGACCGGGACGAGACGGACTACCTGGCCACGGGCGGCGCCGGCGAGGACGCGGCCGCGACCCGCCGCTCGGCGACGGCCTTCCGCAACCTCGCCGCGGTCCCCCTGGAGTCCTGGGCCTACCGCGTCACGTCCTTCCACCGCTCGGGTGCCATCGCGGGCGCCACCGCCGAGCTGCGCTACCGCATCGACGGCTACGACTCCGCCGCCGTCACCGCCTCCCGCGACCTGACCCTGCACCGCAGGGACGGCCGCTGGTACGTCACCGCCGACCGGCCCGCCGAGCACGGCCCCCAGCAGCTCTGGGAGCAGGGCCGGGTGACCGCCGTGACGGGCGCGCACAGCCTCGTCCTCGGCGTCGGCCAGGACACCGCGCGGCTCAAGGACTTCGCACGCCTGGCCGACCGCGCGGTACCCGCGGTGCGGCAGGCCTGGGGCATGGGAAGCAGCGGGCAGGGAGCACCCTCGGCCGAGGGCGGTGGTGGGAAACGGGCGGGATGGTCCGGCCGCGTCCTGGTCGAGGTGCCCGGCTCGCTGGACGGCATGGCGGCGCTGCTGGGCGCGCCCGCGGCCGGCTACCGGGGCATCGCGGCGGTCACCACGGGCGAGACCGGCGGCTCCTCGCGGGCGCCCGCCGACCGCATCATCGTGAACCCGGACGCGTACCGCATGCTCAGCGGCCTCGGCCGGCAGGTCGTGCTGACGCACGAGACCACGCACGTCGCCACCCGCACGGTGACCTCGCCCGCGACCCCGCTCTGGCTCTCCGAGGGCTACGCGGACTGGGTCGGCTACCGCGGCACGGGGCGCACCCCCGGCCAGGCCGCGCCCGAACTGCGGAGCGCCGTGCGCCAGGGCCGGGTGCCCAAGGCGCTGCCGTCCGACGCCGACTTCCGCTTCTCCCAGCAGGCCGACCCGCTCGCCGAGGCCTACGAGGGCGGCTGGCTGGCCTGCCGGATGATCGCGGACCAGTGGGGCGAGGCGCGCCTGCGCGAGTTCTACCGCGCGGTGGGCACCCACACGGAGCGCGCAGGCGCGGTCGACGGCGCGCTCAGGGACGTCCTCGGCATCGACACCGCGGCCTTCACCGCGCGCTGGCGGACCTACCTGCGGACCCAACTCCGCTGAGCGCCCCTGCGGCCATCCGGGGCACCGGGCACCGGGCACCGGGCACCCGGGGGCTCGCGGTACAGAGCGGTCAGAGGGGACCTGCACCCCTTCTGAGGCCAGCGGGGCCGCACCCCGTCCCCGGTCCAGCGGGAGCCGAACCCTGTCCCGCTGAGCGTGAGCCGCACCCCGTTCCCGCTCAGCGGGACCCGACCAGTTCCTCCGGCTCCTGGAGGCTCCCCGGCTCCCCGGCACCCCGCCGGAACGGCCGAACCGTGCGCCGCCAGAGCCCGGCGGCCGCGGTGACCGTCGCGGCCAGCAGCAGGGCGTTGCGGACGGCAAGCAGCAGGATCCCCCAGTCGTCGCTCGCGACCACGTGATCGAAGAAGACGGGGAACTCCAGCGTCGTCACCAGGGACGCGGCCAGCACCATCAGCGCGGACGGCACCATCGGCCCCGCGCGGAACAGCAGGCACACCGCGGCCAGCCCCACCAGCCACACCATGTACTGGGGGCTGATCACGCGGCTGGTCGTGGTGAACATCAGCACGGCGGTGAAGGCCGCGTCCGCGAGCGTGCCCGCCGACCAGGTGCCCGCCCGCCACCGCCACACCAGCAGCCAGCCCAGCGCCAGCACCGACAGCACCTGCGCCAGGGTGCTCACCAACTCCACGTACGGGCCCAGGAACTCCACCGAGCCGTAGCGCAGCGCCACCTCGCCCGGCCAGCCCAGGTTCCGGGCCACGTGCAGCACGAGGGCGCCCAGCGACTCGACCTCGGTGCCGCGGTCCTCCTGGAAACGCAGGAACGACAGCGCCCCCGGCACCACCGCCCACGCCCCCAGCAGCAGGCCCGCGGCGACCACGGCCGCCGTCACCCAGGACCGCACCGTGGCCCGGCCGCGCCGGGTGCCCAGCAGCACCAGCGCGGGCCACACCTTCAGCAGCGCTCCGAACGCCGCGAGCGCCCCCAGCAGCCGGGGCCGGTGGACACCGGCGAGCAGGGCCGCGACGCCCACCGCCGTCACCATCAGGTCGTAGCGCGCGTATCCGGTCGGGCCGAGCAGCGGTACCCCCACCACCCACACCCAGGCGCCGCGCACCGTCCTGTCCGGCCGCCGGGCCGCGCGCAGCAGCATGCCGAGCACCAGCGCGTCCGCCACCAGCAGCAGCACGAAGAAGGCCGTGGCGTACGGCAGGAACGGCAGCAGCGCGGGGGAGAGCACCGCCAGCGCGGCGCCGGGCGGGTACTGCCAGGCGACGTCGGAGGCCGGGAAGTGCCCGGTGCGCAGCACCTCGTACCAGCCGTGGTAGATCACCGACACGTCGCCGGTGACGTCCAGGCCGGGGAAGCGCAGCGCGCCCAGCACCCACAGCAGCAGCACGACCCTGGTGGCGGCCCAGGCGCCGACGACCCACAGCGCCGCCGGTATCCCGCGCGCCGTCCTGGCCGCCATATCCATGCTGTGCCGCTCTCCGTCGTCCGCGCCGCCGCCGGCCGGCTGCCTCCGGTTCCGGATGGGTTCCGGTTCCGGATGGGCTCCGGTCCCGGCTCCGTTTCCGGCTCCGCCATGATGCCGTGCCGCCGTACCGGTCAGCGACCGGGGAGAGCCGTTTCGGTACTCTCGACCGCAATGCACAGGACGCTCATCGTGACGAACGACTTCCCGCCCCGTCAGGGCGGCATCCAGACGTTCCTGCACAACATCGCCCGCCGGCTCGATCAGGACCGCGTCGTCGTCTACGCGTCCACCTGGAAGCGCGGCGAAGAGGGCGCCAGGGCCACCGCAGCCTTCGACCGCGAGCAGCCGTTCACCGTGGTGCGCGACCGCACCACGATGCTGCTGCCGACTCCCCGGATGACCGGCCGCGCCGTCGAGCTGCTGCGGGAACACGGTTGCACGTCCGTCTGGTTCGGGGCCGCCGCGCCGCTCGGCCTGATGGCGCCGGCGCTGCGCCGCGCGGGCGCCACACGGCTGGTCGCGACCACGCACGGCCACGAGGCCGGCTGGGCGCAGCTCCCGGGCGCACGGCAGCTCCTGCGCCGCATCGGCGAGTCCACGGACACGGTGACGTACCTCGGCGAGTACACGCGCCGCCGGATCGCCGCCGCACTGACGCCCGAGGCAGCGGCCCGCATGACCCACCTGCCGCCCGGCGTCGACGAGAAGCTCTTCCACCCCGCCTCGGGCGGCGACGCGCTGCGCGCCCGGCTCGGGCTCGCCGACCGGCCGGTGGTGCTCTGCGTGTCCCGGCTCGTGCCGCGCAAGGGTCAGGACACCCTGGTACGGGCCCTTCCGCGGGTGCTGGCCCGGCAGCCGGAGGCCGTGCTGCTGCTGGTGGGCGGCGGCCCCTACGAGAAGCAACTGCGTGCCCTGGCGGAGCGGACGGGAGTGGCCGGTTCCGTACGGTTCACCGGCCCGGTGCCCGGTGAGGAACTGCCGGCGCACTTCGGTGCGGGTGACGTCTTCGCGATGCCGTGCAGGACCCGGCGCGGCGGTCTCGACGTCGAGGGCCTCGGCATCGTCTACCTGGAGGCGTCCGCGACGGGCCTGCCCGTGGTGGCCGGCGACTCCGGCGGCGCCCCCGACGCGGTGCTTGACGGCGAGACCGGCTACGTGGTCCGCGGTGCGGCCCCCGATGCCCCCGCGCGGACCGCGGACCGCATCCTCACCCTCCTGGCCGACGCGGGCCTGCGCCGCGCGATGGGCGAGCGGGGCCGCCACTGGGTGGAGGAACAGTGGCGCTGGGACCTCTTGGCGGAACGCCTCAGAACCCTCCTCTGAGAACACCGGCCGGGGGCACGCCGACGAGGGGTTGCCCCCGGCGTCCGGCCGCGGGTGCGCCGTGGTTGTTCGCGCAGTTCCCCGCGCCCCTGGTACGGGCACGTCGGGACGGGCTCGGGCCGCTGCCCCGCTGCGGGTGCGTCGTGGTTGTTCGCGCAGGTCCCCGCGCCCCTGACAGGGGCACGTCGGCGTGGGCTTGGGTCCGACTTCTCGCTGCCGGTGCGCCGTGGCCGTTTGCGCAGTTCCCCGCGCCCCTCCCGAGGACGGGCTTACGAGGCCGGTAGCACGCCGGTAGCACGGTGTGCCCCGATAAGGGGCGCGGGGAACTGCGCGAGAAGGTCCCACCGGCGAAAGGCGGGCACGAGACAGCGAGGGGCTGGGCGGAGCCCGACAAGGGGCAGGGCCGCGGGGAAGCGCGCGAAAGCGCGCCCACCGCCAAGTGGCCGAACGGAACCGCAGGGGCCCCGGAACCGTCAGCCCCGGTAGAGCGCCTCGATCTCATCGGCGAAATCCTTCGCCACAACATTCCGCTTGAGCTTCAGCGACGGCGTCAGATGCCCCGACTCCTCCGAGAACTGAGACGGCAGCACCCGGAACTTGCGCACGGACTCGGCCCTGGACACCGCCGCGTTCCCGTCGTCCACCGCCTGCTGGATGGTGGCGAGCAGGTCGGGGTCGTCGCGGAGCGCGGCCACCGGCGTGCCGGGGGGCTTGCCGTGGTCCTTCAGCCAGCGCTCCAGGAACTCCTCGTCGATCGTGACGAGCGCGGCCACGAACGGCCGCGCGTCGCCGACCACCATGCACTCGGCGACCAGCGCGTGCGCACGGATGCGGTCCTCGATCACCGCGGGCGCGACGTTCTTGCCCGCGGCCGTGACGAGGATCTCCTTCTTGCGGCCGGTGATCGTCAGGTACCCGTCCTGGTCGAGGGTGCCGATGTCGCCGCTGTGGAACCAGCCGTCGGCCAGCGCCTCCGCCGTCGCGGCGTCGTTGTTCCAGTAGCCCCGGAACAGGTGCTCGCCGTGCAGCAGCACCTCGCCGTCGTCCGCGATCCTGACCACCGAGCCGGGCAGCGGCTGGCCGACCGTGCCGATCTTCTGCCGGTCCCAGGGGTTGAACGCGGTCGCGGCGCAGGACTCCGTGAGGCCGTAGCCCTCCAGGACCGTGAAGCCGATCCCGCGGAAGAAGTGCCCGAGGCGCTCGCCCAGCGGAGCGCCGCCGGAGATCGCGTACTCGCCCCGGCCGCCGAGCACGG
The nucleotide sequence above comes from Streptomyces sp. TS71-3. Encoded proteins:
- a CDS encoding glycosyltransferase family 87 protein, which produces MAARTARGIPAALWVVGAWAATRVVLLLWVLGALRFPGLDVTGDVSVIYHGWYEVLRTGHFPASDVAWQYPPGAALAVLSPALLPFLPYATAFFVLLLVADALVLGMLLRAARRPDRTVRGAWVWVVGVPLLGPTGYARYDLMVTAVGVAALLAGVHRPRLLGALAAFGALLKVWPALVLLGTRRGRATVRSWVTAAVVAAGLLLGAWAVVPGALSFLRFQEDRGTEVESLGALVLHVARNLGWPGEVALRYGSVEFLGPYVELVSTLAQVLSVLALGWLLVWRWRAGTWSAGTLADAAFTAVLMFTTTSRVISPQYMVWLVGLAAVCLLFRAGPMVPSALMVLAASLVTTLEFPVFFDHVVASDDWGILLLAVRNALLLAATVTAAAGLWRRTVRPFRRGAGEPGSLQEPEELVGSR
- a CDS encoding glycosyltransferase family 4 protein, whose product is MHRTLIVTNDFPPRQGGIQTFLHNIARRLDQDRVVVYASTWKRGEEGARATAAFDREQPFTVVRDRTTMLLPTPRMTGRAVELLREHGCTSVWFGAAAPLGLMAPALRRAGATRLVATTHGHEAGWAQLPGARQLLRRIGESTDTVTYLGEYTRRRIAAALTPEAAARMTHLPPGVDEKLFHPASGGDALRARLGLADRPVVLCVSRLVPRKGQDTLVRALPRVLARQPEAVLLLVGGGPYEKQLRALAERTGVAGSVRFTGPVPGEELPAHFGAGDVFAMPCRTRRGGLDVEGLGIVYLEASATGLPVVAGDSGGAPDAVLDGETGYVVRGAAPDAPARTADRILTLLADAGLRRAMGERGRHWVEEQWRWDLLAERLRTLL